The Lewinellaceae bacterium genome has a segment encoding these proteins:
- a CDS encoding DUF853 family protein, which translates to MANKEAFIKLLEGGYTFKGDHIVLGGAMFQKECLTGTLVKIPLKTMNRHGLIAGATGSGKTKTLQIIAEQLSAKSIPVLLMDVKGDLSGIAVPAEGHPKIDERHEKIGFPFHADSSPVEFLTLSDEKGARLRATVSEFGPVLFSKMLNLNETQASIVAVVFKYCDDNALPLLDLKDFKKTLQFMSGEGQKEVVEIYGSIASASMGAIIRKIIELEQQGADIFFGERSFDVKDLCRLDENGKGMVSIIRLTDIQDKPKLFSTFMLQMLAEIYSSFPEEGDMDQPKLVIFIDEAHLVFDQASEALMDQIEAIVKLIRSKGVGLFFVTQNPADIPESVLSQLGLKVQHALRAFTAKDRKAIRLAAQNYPESEFYEVDQLITELGIGEALVTALNEKGIPTPLAHTMLRAPQSRMDVLTSVEIRNIIKDSYIIEKYNEEIDRESAYEILQEKIEEAHEESKQQELRDQREKATTTTTRRVQKSAIEKFISNPTTRQIGRTVARELTRGLLGVLGIGGTTKRRTTTRKKK; encoded by the coding sequence ATGGCAAATAAAGAAGCATTTATAAAGTTATTGGAAGGTGGTTATACCTTTAAAGGAGATCATATAGTTTTAGGAGGCGCCATGTTCCAAAAAGAGTGTTTAACAGGAACATTAGTAAAAATACCACTGAAGACGATGAACCGGCACGGACTTATTGCTGGGGCTACCGGATCAGGAAAAACAAAAACACTCCAAATCATTGCAGAGCAGCTTTCCGCAAAAAGCATTCCGGTGCTGCTGATGGATGTTAAAGGGGATCTTAGTGGGATTGCCGTCCCCGCTGAAGGGCACCCAAAAATTGATGAGCGCCATGAAAAAATAGGTTTCCCGTTTCATGCCGATTCAAGTCCGGTGGAATTCCTGACTTTGTCAGATGAAAAAGGGGCTCGCCTGAGAGCTACCGTTTCTGAATTTGGCCCTGTTTTGTTCTCTAAAATGTTGAATCTCAATGAAACCCAGGCGAGTATTGTCGCCGTTGTTTTTAAATATTGTGATGATAACGCCCTTCCTTTGCTCGACCTGAAGGATTTTAAAAAGACCCTTCAATTCATGTCTGGTGAAGGCCAAAAAGAAGTGGTAGAAATTTACGGCAGTATCGCATCGGCATCTATGGGAGCCATCATCAGGAAAATCATTGAACTGGAGCAACAGGGAGCCGACATTTTCTTTGGAGAAAGATCTTTTGACGTTAAGGATCTTTGCAGACTCGATGAAAACGGAAAGGGCATGGTTTCCATCATTCGTCTGACAGACATCCAGGACAAACCAAAGCTGTTTTCCACCTTTATGCTGCAAATGCTGGCAGAAATATATTCTTCCTTTCCGGAAGAAGGGGATATGGATCAGCCCAAACTAGTCATTTTTATCGATGAGGCGCACCTTGTTTTTGACCAGGCCTCTGAAGCTTTAATGGACCAAATCGAGGCGATCGTAAAATTGATTCGTTCAAAAGGAGTGGGACTTTTCTTCGTCACACAAAATCCGGCGGACATTCCTGAAAGCGTTTTGAGCCAGCTGGGGTTAAAAGTCCAGCATGCCTTACGTGCCTTCACCGCAAAGGACAGAAAGGCGATAAGGCTGGCAGCCCAAAATTATCCGGAGTCCGAATTTTACGAAGTGGATCAGCTGATCACAGAATTGGGGATTGGAGAAGCGCTTGTCACAGCACTTAACGAAAAAGGCATTCCCACTCCGCTGGCCCATACGATGCTTCGTGCTCCGCAATCCAGGATGGATGTTTTGACCAGTGTGGAGATCAGGAACATCATCAAGGATTCCTATATTATTGAAAAATACAATGAAGAAATAGACCGGGAGAGTGCCTACGAAATCCTGCAGGAGAAAATTGAAGAAGCGCATGAGGAGAGCAAACAACAGGAATTGAGAGATCAGCGGGAAAAAGCAACGACCACAACCACCCGCAGGGTACAAAAAAGTGCAATCGAGAAATTTATCAGCAACCCGACTACCCGACAAATAGGAAGAACGGTCGCCAGGGAGTTAACCAGGGGCTTATTAGGCGTATTAGGGATTGGCGGAACTACAAAAAGACGTACCACAACAAGGAAAAAGAAATAA
- a CDS encoding alpha/beta fold hydrolase: protein MPVIPGSSYKPSFLFRFRHINTIYPSFFRSFPDFPYKRERIFTPDGDFLDLDWTGNGSDRLIIVLHGLEGSAQRPYVKGIIKHFKSQGWDGVGLNQRSCSGELNATLRSYHMGVSDDLELVVNHILEKYKYKTIVLAGFSMGGNILLKYMGEQKDQIPKAIKAGLAFSVPCEIVSANEQIGKWYNRHYVWRFMETLNKKMLKKADKFPGLLNVDKPLPRNFTEFDDRFTSKLHGFKDAVDYWQKCSSLPLLEDIRIPVLLVNAKDDSFLSEKCFPYEIAKKNPYFYLETPDWGGHVGFAGHRHAKGAYWSEIRAFEFVSSMITESLINS, encoded by the coding sequence ATGCCTGTAATTCCTGGATCCAGCTACAAGCCTTCTTTTTTATTCAGGTTCAGGCACATCAATACCATATATCCATCTTTTTTTAGATCCTTTCCCGATTTTCCTTACAAACGGGAAAGGATCTTTACTCCTGATGGCGATTTTCTGGACCTGGACTGGACTGGAAATGGAAGTGATCGGCTGATCATTGTTTTACACGGATTGGAAGGAAGTGCTCAGCGCCCTTATGTAAAAGGAATCATAAAACATTTTAAGTCCCAAGGGTGGGATGGGGTGGGGCTCAATCAGCGAAGCTGTAGCGGAGAACTCAATGCTACCCTTAGGTCCTACCACATGGGCGTGAGCGATGATCTTGAGTTGGTGGTGAATCATATCCTGGAAAAATACAAATACAAAACCATCGTTTTGGCAGGGTTCAGTATGGGCGGCAATATTTTACTTAAATATATGGGGGAACAAAAAGATCAGATTCCTAAAGCCATAAAGGCCGGTCTGGCCTTTAGCGTTCCTTGTGAAATAGTTTCAGCAAATGAGCAGATCGGCAAATGGTACAACAGGCACTATGTGTGGCGGTTTATGGAAACATTGAATAAAAAGATGTTGAAAAAGGCGGATAAATTCCCCGGCTTGTTGAATGTCGATAAACCCTTGCCCAGGAATTTCACAGAGTTTGACGACCGGTTTACCAGCAAATTACACGGGTTTAAAGATGCAGTGGATTATTGGCAAAAGTGCAGCAGTCTGCCTTTATTGGAAGACATCAGGATCCCGGTTTTACTGGTAAATGCAAAAGATGACAGCTTTCTAAGCGAAAAATGTTTTCCCTATGAAATTGCAAAAAAAAATCCTTACTTTTATCTGGAGACCCCTGATTGGGGCGGACATGTCGGTTTTGCAGGTCATCGTCATGCAAAGGGGGCATACTGGAGTGAAATCCGGGCTTTTGAATTTGTAAGCTCAATGATCACTGAATCATTAATAAATAGTTAA
- a CDS encoding Pathogenesis-related transcriptional factor and ERF protein yields MLYKVKLKNADEEVLLDSAVYEYLTTDPYLVKVDFINSLRRHSSGCAVFQKTWKKASGGFKTETIYLHKLIAEKFLSESKKGKQNLVGAKNGNKLDCRLDNITYRSRAVASRQRKSSSKAGYTGVYQEGKRYRAVISINRKSVHIGMFDTAEQAALAYNVASRELYGIDGKQNVLHTTVPVPEPEVDMKKLWKLFKGK; encoded by the coding sequence GTGTTATACAAAGTAAAACTCAAAAATGCTGACGAGGAGGTTTTACTCGATTCAGCAGTGTATGAGTACCTGACTACGGACCCATATTTAGTTAAAGTTGATTTTATCAATAGTCTGAGAAGGCACTCAAGCGGCTGCGCCGTTTTCCAGAAAACATGGAAAAAAGCCAGTGGCGGTTTTAAGACCGAAACGATTTACCTGCACAAACTCATCGCAGAAAAATTCCTTTCTGAATCAAAAAAAGGAAAGCAGAATCTCGTGGGCGCCAAAAATGGCAATAAACTTGACTGCCGACTGGATAATATTACTTACCGGTCGAGAGCCGTTGCCAGCCGGCAGCGAAAGTCCAGTAGTAAGGCAGGATACACTGGCGTTTACCAGGAGGGAAAACGTTATCGGGCTGTGATCTCCATCAATCGAAAATCAGTCCACATCGGCATGTTTGATACAGCCGAACAGGCAGCACTGGCGTACAATGTTGCTTCCCGGGAACTGTACGGTATTGATGGCAAGCAAAATGTATTGCATACCACAGTCCCGGTCCCCGAACCTGAAGTGGACATGAAAAAATTATGGAAATTATTTAAAGGGAAGTGA
- the ytxJ gene encoding bacillithiol system redox-active protein YtxJ: MNWIALEDIEELNAIRQSSSETPCVIFKHSTRCSISSIAKSRLEKSKDWDNHSVKVYYLDLIERRDISNKIAEVFQVEHASPQLLLIEHGDCTWNTSHLDISPEKLQARLS, encoded by the coding sequence ATAAATTGGATAGCGCTTGAAGATATTGAAGAGTTGAATGCCATCAGGCAATCCTCCTCAGAAACTCCTTGTGTCATTTTCAAACACAGTACGAGGTGTTCTATCAGTTCAATTGCAAAATCTCGTTTGGAGAAAAGCAAGGATTGGGATAATCATTCGGTTAAGGTCTATTATCTGGATCTGATCGAACGTCGGGATATATCTAATAAAATAGCTGAAGTTTTCCAGGTGGAACATGCCTCTCCTCAACTTTTGTTGATTGAGCATGGTGATTGTACCTGGAATACTTCACATCTGGATATTTCTCCTGAAAAATTACAGGCCCGACTTTCCTGA
- a CDS encoding pyruvate dehydrogenase complex E1 component subunit beta, which yields MSNILALRDALNEAMSEEMRRDENVFLLGEEVAAYNGAYKVSKGMLDEFGPKRVIDTPITELGFTAIGVGAAMNGLRPIVEFMTWNFAILAFDQIVNNAAKTLSQSAGAFSCPIVFRGPSGSAGQLAQQHSQSFESWMANVPGLKVISCIDPGDAKGLLKSAIRDEDPVCFMESESLYGFKGEVPTGEYLVPIGKAAVRREGTDVTLVSYNKMMLPTLEAAEALAKEGISAEVIDLRTIRPLDYQTIVESVKKTNRLVVIDESWPFAGISSEVAYQLQKYAFDYLDAPVLRVNSADTSLPYGAAFVEEYLPNAQKIIQAMKEVSYSAQ from the coding sequence ATGAGTAATATACTAGCATTACGCGATGCATTAAATGAGGCTATGTCGGAGGAGATGAGACGTGATGAAAACGTCTTTTTACTCGGAGAAGAAGTAGCCGCTTATAATGGAGCCTATAAAGTCAGTAAAGGAATGTTGGACGAATTCGGTCCAAAAAGGGTGATTGATACCCCTATTACGGAATTGGGTTTTACTGCTATCGGGGTAGGAGCCGCTATGAACGGACTGAGACCCATTGTAGAGTTTATGACCTGGAATTTTGCGATTTTGGCATTTGACCAGATTGTCAACAATGCAGCAAAAACCCTTTCTCAGTCGGCAGGTGCTTTTAGTTGTCCTATTGTATTCCGCGGACCTTCAGGCTCTGCCGGACAGCTGGCACAACAACACTCACAATCTTTCGAAAGCTGGATGGCCAATGTTCCCGGGTTGAAAGTGATTTCCTGTATTGATCCGGGCGATGCCAAAGGATTACTCAAATCTGCTATCCGTGATGAAGATCCGGTATGTTTTATGGAATCCGAATCATTGTATGGATTTAAAGGAGAAGTGCCTACAGGTGAATACCTGGTTCCTATTGGTAAAGCTGCAGTGCGCCGCGAAGGAACAGACGTGACCCTTGTTTCTTACAATAAAATGATGCTTCCTACGCTTGAAGCTGCCGAAGCACTGGCTAAGGAAGGGATTTCAGCCGAAGTCATTGATCTGAGAACCATCCGTCCACTCGATTACCAAACGATTGTAGAATCAGTCAAAAAAACCAATCGTCTGGTTGTCATTGACGAATCCTGGCCGTTTGCCGGTATTTCATCAGAAGTGGCTTATCAACTGCAAAAATACGCCTTTGATTATCTTGATGCTCCGGTGTTAAGGGTAAATTCGGCGGACACTTCTTTGCCTTATGGCGCAGCTTTTGTGGAAGAATACCTTCCCAATGCCCAGAAAATCATCCAGGCAATGAAAGAAGTGAGTTATTCTGCTCAATAA
- the ribD gene encoding bifunctional diaminohydroxyphosphoribosylaminopyrimidine deaminase/5-amino-6-(5-phosphoribosylamino)uracil reductase RibD translates to MDELFIQRSFDLARLGGAKVSPNPMVGAVIVAENRIIGEGFHKAYGEPHAEVNAVNSVKQQDRHLLPQSTIYISLEPCCIHGKTPPCTNLILDQKIPRVVISAIDRSPEVNGKSLKILNEAGISVTQDVLPAVGIQLSQPRTTYVCRKRPYVILKYARSKDGFMAKNNGEQVWISNDFTNRLTHKWRGEINAIMVGTRTALLDNPSLTNRLYYGKNPVRVVLDKDLLLDKKLKIFDHQAKTIVFNEKENLELDNIYRVKIAFDQQLIHNLLTVLAQHKIGTLMVEGGATLLDSFYHDNLWDEARVITSANYLVNGLKAPMPEKVPSQSFQLESDEISVYLNDLGC, encoded by the coding sequence ATGGATGAATTATTCATACAAAGAAGTTTTGACCTTGCCAGGCTGGGGGGAGCAAAGGTGAGTCCCAACCCCATGGTAGGGGCAGTTATCGTAGCTGAAAACAGGATAATAGGGGAAGGATTTCACAAAGCTTACGGGGAGCCTCATGCAGAGGTTAATGCGGTAAACAGCGTAAAACAGCAAGACCGCCATCTGCTCCCGCAAAGCACTATTTATATTTCCCTGGAGCCGTGTTGTATTCATGGTAAAACGCCTCCATGCACCAACCTGATCCTGGATCAAAAAATTCCACGGGTCGTTATTTCAGCCATTGACCGAAGTCCCGAGGTGAATGGAAAAAGCCTGAAAATTCTCAACGAAGCCGGCATATCGGTTACCCAGGATGTTTTGCCCGCAGTTGGCATACAATTGAGTCAGCCACGCACCACTTACGTTTGCCGGAAAAGGCCTTATGTGATTTTAAAATACGCCAGAAGCAAGGATGGCTTCATGGCTAAAAATAATGGAGAACAGGTTTGGATAAGCAATGATTTTACCAATAGGCTAACCCACAAATGGCGAGGAGAGATCAATGCCATCATGGTAGGAACCCGCACCGCTTTACTGGACAACCCTTCCCTGACGAACAGACTCTACTATGGTAAGAATCCTGTTAGAGTTGTCCTGGATAAGGACCTTCTCCTGGACAAAAAATTAAAGATTTTTGACCACCAGGCGAAAACCATTGTTTTTAATGAAAAAGAAAATCTGGAACTGGATAACATTTACAGGGTAAAAATAGCCTTTGATCAACAGCTGATTCACAATCTACTCACCGTCCTTGCTCAACACAAAATCGGCACACTCATGGTTGAAGGGGGAGCGACTTTACTGGATTCTTTTTACCACGATAATTTATGGGACGAGGCACGCGTCATTACCTCGGCAAATTACCTGGTTAATGGATTAAAAGCTCCCATGCCTGAAAAGGTTCCATCTCAATCTTTCCAACTGGAAAGTGATGAAATCTCTGTTTATTTGAATGATTTAGGCTGTTAA
- the mnmD gene encoding tRNA (5-methylaminomethyl-2-thiouridine)(34)-methyltransferase MnmD has translation MSNLKDDIKVVTTQDGSHSLFSEQFGEFYHSRYGAIRESRHVFIEAGLFYKFGTGHSLSILEIGFGSGLNAFITYLETMSREKFIYYEAVEAFPVPVEEAEKLNFPELLGAMPEKEVFNLMHQLDWDLVHEISPKFSLKKSLKKFEQITDNEVFDLIYYDAFAPATQPELWEIPILSLMYNALKPGGIFVTYSAKGSVKRNLRSLGFVVEDLPGPPGKREMIRALK, from the coding sequence ATGTCCAATTTAAAGGACGACATTAAGGTTGTAACGACCCAAGATGGTTCGCACTCCCTGTTTTCTGAACAGTTCGGAGAGTTTTACCATTCACGATACGGAGCCATCCGGGAATCACGCCACGTTTTTATTGAGGCAGGCCTTTTTTACAAATTTGGAACGGGGCATTCTTTGTCCATCCTGGAAATAGGATTCGGAAGCGGGCTGAATGCTTTTATTACTTACCTGGAAACCATGTCCCGGGAAAAATTTATTTACTACGAAGCCGTGGAAGCCTTCCCTGTGCCTGTGGAGGAAGCTGAAAAACTCAATTTCCCCGAATTGCTTGGAGCAATGCCCGAAAAGGAGGTTTTTAATTTGATGCACCAATTGGATTGGGACCTCGTCCACGAGATCTCACCTAAATTCTCTTTGAAAAAATCTTTGAAAAAATTCGAACAAATAACTGACAATGAGGTTTTTGATCTGATTTATTATGATGCATTTGCTCCCGCCACACAACCGGAATTATGGGAAATTCCGATCCTTTCTCTCATGTACAATGCACTCAAGCCTGGAGGGATATTCGTCACCTATTCAGCCAAAGGCAGCGTGAAAAGAAACCTTAGATCACTTGGATTTGTAGTAGAAGATCTCCCCGGCCCCCCGGGGAAAAGAGAGATGATTAGAGCTTTAAAATAA